In Mixophyes fleayi isolate aMixFle1 chromosome 4, aMixFle1.hap1, whole genome shotgun sequence, the following proteins share a genomic window:
- the NXNL1 gene encoding nucleoredoxin-like protein 1 — MAELFLGKVLVKNNRDQDELDTEREVWERLENRVVLLYFADSGSSRCQEFAPLLKDFFTKLTDEFYVNRASQLALIYVSRDHCEEEHDSFIKDMPKRWLLVPFEDEEFRRDLEAQFSVSDVPVLVVLKPSGQVISPNAVDEVERLGPTCFKNWQEVSEIIDRSFMLPEFCDTTASRSVSDPIRRIKYKVESTKKKKERAGGDDEEDGGGGGGGGTGFF; from the exons ATGGCCGAACTGTTTCTTGGCAAAGTCTTGGTAAAAAACAATCGAGATCAGGACGAGCTGGACACAGAGCGGGAGGTGTGGGAGCGACTGGAAAACCGCGTTGTCCTTTTGTACTTTGCCGACTCGGGGAGTTCAAGATGCCAGGAGTTTGCACCGCTCTTAAAAGACTTTTTTACCAAACTGACCGACGAGTTCTATGTCAACCGAGCCTCCCAGCTTGCCCTGATCTATGTGTCCCGAGACCACTGTGAGGAAGAACACGACAGCTTTATAAAGGACATGCCGAAACGGTGGTTACTGGTTCCCTTTGAAGATGAAGAGTTCAGAAG GGACCTTGAAGCTCAGTTCTCAGTCTCAGATGTACCAGTCCTTGTAGTCCTCAAACCTTCTGGACAGGTGATCTCTCCCAATGCAGTGGATGAAGTGGAGCGCCTGGGACCCACATGCTTCAAGAACTGGCAGGAAGTCTCAGAGATCATTGACAGAAGCTTCATGCTCCCAGAGTTCTGTGACACAACAGCCTCAAGGAGCGTCAGCGACCCCATCCGCAGAATAAAATACAAAGTGGAGAGCACCAAAAAGAAAAAGGAGAGGGCAGGAGGGGATGATGAAgaggatggtggtggtggtggaggaggCGGGACAGGCTTCTTCTGA